The following coding sequences lie in one Arachis hypogaea cultivar Tifrunner chromosome 9, arahy.Tifrunner.gnm2.J5K5, whole genome shotgun sequence genomic window:
- the LOC112709959 gene encoding transcription factor MYBS3: MNRRCSGCSKNGHNSRTCPYYSSSASRTTVTTVKLFGVRLSMTHGSGSCSAASPNHNSPFSHYSSDGYVLDSEPSTPAATINCHHPPPSINKGIPWSQEEHRLFLIGLEKLGKGDWRGISRNYVVSRTPTQVASHAQKYFIRLRQSNATPRKRRSSLFDMFKNLASNSPSLKEEQVLLQPSKNSQLSNVEEELNETIMVSNEATPASPLPGFFRPPYPALPFSSWPSSACSFGEATLILDGRPLH; the protein is encoded by the exons ATGAATCGGAGGTGCTCCGGGTGCAGCAAAAATGGTCACAACTCCAGAACATGCCCTTATTACTCATCCTCTGCGTCTCGCACCACCGTTACTACAGTGAAGCTCTTTGGGGTGCGGCTCTCCATGACCCACGGATCAGGATCATGCTCCGCCGCATCACCCAATCATAACTCTCCTTTCTCACACTACTCCTCTGACGGTTACGTGTTGGATAGTGAGCCATCAACCCCTGCTGCCACCATCAACTGCCACCATCCTCCTCCTTCCATAAACAAAG GCATTCCATGGAGCCAAGAAGAACATCGATTGTTCTTAATTGGATTGGAGAAATTAGGAAAAGGAGACTGGCGTGGAATATCTCGAAATTACGTTGTATCACGAACGCCAACTCAGGTAGCAAGTCATGCTCAGAAATACTTTATCCGGCTGCGGCAGAGCAACGCCACGCCGCGAAAACGACGATCAAGTCTTTTCGACATGTTCAAAAATTTG GCTTCGAATTCGCCTTCACTAAAAGAAGAACAAGTATTACTTCAACCTTCTAAGAACTCACAACTTAGCAATGTGGAAGAAGAGCTCAATGAAACTATAATGGTATCGAATGAAGCCACACCAGCGTCACCGCTTCCCGGATTCTTCCGGCCGCCTTATCCGGCTCTCCCATTTTCCTCATGGCCATCAAGTGCCTGTTCCTTTGGAGAAGCTACCCTAATCTTAGATGGAAGGCCATTGCATTAG
- the LOC112709960 gene encoding RNA-binding NOB1-like protein isoform X2: MEDQPATPPPASSSSSSCWSSVLKNQATAKPPQQQSIQNGRGLVESCKSAHGVSVAVVDANAVIDGGEKLHSLADKFVSVPEVMEEIRDPVSRHKLSFLPFTIDTMEPTPEAINKVVKFARATGDLQTLSDVDLKLIALTYTLEAQIHGTQNLRESPPPVQTVNVPRLPEKDMPGWGSNVPNMEEWEALEHQAEDKSNSNSRILPLKDLNLNVVSQEGPSEDGSGEHKSETSSYIQQNLELGSSKPKKYQPKKKEINIEGKIMVAAGIDASQGQVDGDEGDWMPAVSRSTHRRFLRRKARRELYDTLSSNQDQQDLEENVDDVTEDAGASSQHIHQNNDGNHIQSGVSVNDQIIEENESNETLPALMKQMMLEGSPEVLDDEQNPDDDSSDQSWMVRSLSESSVACVTGDFAMQNVLLQMGLRLLAPGGSQIHQLHRWILMCHACRTVTADIGRIFCPKCGNGGTLRKVAVTVGENGIVMAARRPRVTLRGTKFSLPLPKGGRDAVTKNLILREDQLPQRVLYPKTKKANKKDDDIFASGSVFTHHTDKRAPFQPPIRKALAVFSGRRNPNDNHYSGSRHK, from the exons ATGGAGGATCAACCTGCAACACCACCaccagcatcatcatcatcatcatcatgctggAGCAGCGTGCTGAAGAATCAGGCAACTGCGAAGCCACCTCAGCAACAATCCATTCAGAATGGTCGAGGCTTGGTCGAGAGCTGCAAATCCGCCCATGGCGTTTCTGTGGCTGTTGTTGACGCCAACGCCGTCATTGACGGCGGCGAGAAGCTTCACAGCCTTGCCGACAAGTTTGTGTCTGTCCCTGAAGTCATGGAAGAAATCCGTGACCCTGTCTCGCGCCacaaactttccttccttccctTCACTATCGATACCATGGAGCCCACTCCTGAAGCTATCAACAAAG TTGTCAAGTTTGCTAGGGCTACTGGTGACCTGCAAACTCTTTCAGATGTTGATCTCAAACTCATAGCTTTGACTTACACTTTGGAGGCTCAAATCCACGGGACACAAAATCTCAGGGAAAGTCCACCTCCTGTTCAAACGGTGAACGTTCCGAGGTTGCCTGAGAAGGACATGCCTGGGTGGGGTTCTAATGTGCCTAATATGGAGGAGTGGGAAGCATTGGAGCATCAAGCTGAGGACAAGTCGAATTCCAATTCAAGGATCCTTCCTTTGAAGGACTTAAACCTGAATGTTGTTTCTCAAGAAGGTCCTTCAGAAGATGGTTCAGGGGAACATAAAAGCGAAACTTCCTCATATATTCAACAGAATCTTGAGTTAGGATCAAGTAAGCCTAAGAAATATCAACCTAAGAAAAAGGAGATAAATATTGAAGGGAAGATCATGGTGGCTGCTGGAATTGATGCATCTCAAGGACAAGTTGATGGCGACGAGGGTGATTGGATGCCTGCTGTCAGCCGAAGTACTCATAGGAGATTTCTACGAAGGAAAGCTAGACGTGAGTTGTATGACACATTATCCAGTAATCAAGATCAGCAAGATTTGGAAGAAAATGTCGATGATGTTACTGAAGATGCTGGAGCTTCGTCTCAGCACATTCATCAAAATAATGACGGAAACCATATTCAAAGTGGTGTTTCTGTGAATGATCAGATAATAGAAGAGAATGAAAGTAATGAAACGCTCCCTGCGCTTATGAAGCAAATGATGCTAGAAGGTTCACCTGAAGTTCTTGATGATGAACAAAACCCAG ATGATGATAGTAGTGATCAAAGTTGGATGGTTCGATCATTATCTGAATCAAGTGTAGCCTGTGTAACAGGTGACTTTGCAATGCAAAATGTTCTTCTCCAAATGGGTTTGCGCTTGCTGGCGCCTGGAGGTTCACAGATACACCAGCTACACAG ATGGATACTCATGTGTCATGCCTGCCGCACTGTTACTGCTGATATTGGGAGGATTTTCTGTCCAAAATGTGGAAATGGTGGTACCCTACGTAAGGTAGCTGTTACTGTTGGTGAAAATGGTATAGTGATGGCAGCCCGTCGACCTCGAGTAACATTACGTGGTACAAAG TTTTCACTGCCTCTACCCAAAGGCGGCAGGGATGCAGTCACAAAGAACCTGATTCTCCGCGAAGATCAGCTTCCTCAACGGGTACTTTATCCTAAAACAAAGAAGGCTAACAAGAAG GATGATGACATTTTTGCATCAGGCAGTGTCTTCACCCACCACACAGATAAGCGAGCTCCTTTCCAGCCTCCCATAAGGAAAGCATTAGCAGTTTTTAGTGGCAGGAGAAATCCCAATGACAATCACTACTCCGGTTCAAGACACAAGTAG
- the LOC112709960 gene encoding RNA-binding NOB1-like protein isoform X1, with amino-acid sequence MEDQPATPPPASSSSSSCWSSVLKNQATAKPPQQQSIQNGRGLVESCKSAHGVSVAVVDANAVIDGGEKLHSLADKFVSVPEVMEEIRDPVSRHKLSFLPFTIDTMEPTPEAINKVVKFARATGDLQTLSDVDLKLIALTYTLEAQIHGTQNLRESPPPVQTVNVPRLPEKDMPGWGSNVPNMEEWEALEHQAEDKSNSNSRILPLKDLNLNVVSQEGPSEDGSGEHKSETSSYIQQNLELGSSKPKKYQPKKKEINIEGKIMVAAGIDASQGQVDGDEGDWMPAVSRSTHRRFLRRKARRELYDTLSSNQDQQDLEENVDDVTEDAGASSQHIHQNNDGNHIQSGVSVNDQIIEENESNETLPALMKQMMLEGSPEVLDDEQNPGISKPCETDTVNGESNHLEHASQTSEVTDLSYADDDSSDQSWMVRSLSESSVACVTGDFAMQNVLLQMGLRLLAPGGSQIHQLHRWILMCHACRTVTADIGRIFCPKCGNGGTLRKVAVTVGENGIVMAARRPRVTLRGTKFSLPLPKGGRDAVTKNLILREDQLPQRVLYPKTKKANKKDDDIFASGSVFTHHTDKRAPFQPPIRKALAVFSGRRNPNDNHYSGSRHK; translated from the exons ATGGAGGATCAACCTGCAACACCACCaccagcatcatcatcatcatcatcatgctggAGCAGCGTGCTGAAGAATCAGGCAACTGCGAAGCCACCTCAGCAACAATCCATTCAGAATGGTCGAGGCTTGGTCGAGAGCTGCAAATCCGCCCATGGCGTTTCTGTGGCTGTTGTTGACGCCAACGCCGTCATTGACGGCGGCGAGAAGCTTCACAGCCTTGCCGACAAGTTTGTGTCTGTCCCTGAAGTCATGGAAGAAATCCGTGACCCTGTCTCGCGCCacaaactttccttccttccctTCACTATCGATACCATGGAGCCCACTCCTGAAGCTATCAACAAAG TTGTCAAGTTTGCTAGGGCTACTGGTGACCTGCAAACTCTTTCAGATGTTGATCTCAAACTCATAGCTTTGACTTACACTTTGGAGGCTCAAATCCACGGGACACAAAATCTCAGGGAAAGTCCACCTCCTGTTCAAACGGTGAACGTTCCGAGGTTGCCTGAGAAGGACATGCCTGGGTGGGGTTCTAATGTGCCTAATATGGAGGAGTGGGAAGCATTGGAGCATCAAGCTGAGGACAAGTCGAATTCCAATTCAAGGATCCTTCCTTTGAAGGACTTAAACCTGAATGTTGTTTCTCAAGAAGGTCCTTCAGAAGATGGTTCAGGGGAACATAAAAGCGAAACTTCCTCATATATTCAACAGAATCTTGAGTTAGGATCAAGTAAGCCTAAGAAATATCAACCTAAGAAAAAGGAGATAAATATTGAAGGGAAGATCATGGTGGCTGCTGGAATTGATGCATCTCAAGGACAAGTTGATGGCGACGAGGGTGATTGGATGCCTGCTGTCAGCCGAAGTACTCATAGGAGATTTCTACGAAGGAAAGCTAGACGTGAGTTGTATGACACATTATCCAGTAATCAAGATCAGCAAGATTTGGAAGAAAATGTCGATGATGTTACTGAAGATGCTGGAGCTTCGTCTCAGCACATTCATCAAAATAATGACGGAAACCATATTCAAAGTGGTGTTTCTGTGAATGATCAGATAATAGAAGAGAATGAAAGTAATGAAACGCTCCCTGCGCTTATGAAGCAAATGATGCTAGAAGGTTCACCTGAAGTTCTTGATGATGAACAAAACCCAGGTATCTCTAAACCTTGTGAGACAGATACAGTCAACGGCGAATCAAACCACCTGGAGCATGCAAGCCAGACTAGTGAAGTTACTGATTTGTCATATGCAGATGATGATAGTAGTGATCAAAGTTGGATGGTTCGATCATTATCTGAATCAAGTGTAGCCTGTGTAACAGGTGACTTTGCAATGCAAAATGTTCTTCTCCAAATGGGTTTGCGCTTGCTGGCGCCTGGAGGTTCACAGATACACCAGCTACACAG ATGGATACTCATGTGTCATGCCTGCCGCACTGTTACTGCTGATATTGGGAGGATTTTCTGTCCAAAATGTGGAAATGGTGGTACCCTACGTAAGGTAGCTGTTACTGTTGGTGAAAATGGTATAGTGATGGCAGCCCGTCGACCTCGAGTAACATTACGTGGTACAAAG TTTTCACTGCCTCTACCCAAAGGCGGCAGGGATGCAGTCACAAAGAACCTGATTCTCCGCGAAGATCAGCTTCCTCAACGGGTACTTTATCCTAAAACAAAGAAGGCTAACAAGAAG GATGATGACATTTTTGCATCAGGCAGTGTCTTCACCCACCACACAGATAAGCGAGCTCCTTTCCAGCCTCCCATAAGGAAAGCATTAGCAGTTTTTAGTGGCAGGAGAAATCCCAATGACAATCACTACTCCGGTTCAAGACACAAGTAG